The following coding sequences lie in one Oncorhynchus kisutch isolate 150728-3 linkage group LG27, Okis_V2, whole genome shotgun sequence genomic window:
- the LOC109871740 gene encoding protein fem-1 homolog A, which yields MDITTAVFNAARDGKLKLIQKLLSNKSPEELEALAEEKTQGGTPLLIASRHGHLEVVDYLLEHCKANVELGGSVNFDGETIEGAPPLWAASAAGHLPVVRTLLKHGASVNNTTLTNSTPLRAACFDGHLEIVRYLVEHRADMEVANRHGHTCLMISCYKGHKEIAKFLLERGADVNRKSVKGNTALHDCAESGSLDIMKMLLKCNARMERDGYGMTPLLAASVTGHTNIVEYLAHQPRSSREERIDALELLGATFVDKKRDLLGAMRYWRRAMELRQPADKVGLLAKPPPGPPVPAYDCAREVSTAEELEALITDPDEMRMQALLVRERILGPSHPDTSYYIRYRGAVYADSGNFERCISLWKYALDMQQSNLDPLSPMTASSFLSFAELFSFVLQDRAKGTLATRVTFHDLMGVLGKSVREVERAVAQRDSPPEAPQFTKALSIILHLVFLLEKLECTTEQEHQKKQTVYRLLKLNPRARSGFTPLHMSVDKDTTSVGRYPVGRFPSQTVASLLLECGADVDSRDCDNNTPLHVAASNGCPEIMALLVRAGAHFDATNAQRKTAYELLEDQSSGHPALYPLNYVTLQCLAARAIERHRLPYKGLISEEMETFIELH from the coding sequence ATGGATATCACGACGGCGGTTTTCAACGCGGCCAGAGATGGTAAGCTGAAACTTATCCAGAAGTTGCTGAGCAACAAAAGTCCGGAGGAGTTGGAAGCTCTCGCCGAGGAGAAAACGCAGGGAGGCACACCTCTCCTCATTGCTTCCCGACACGGACACTTAGAGGTTGTGGACTATTTGCTTGAACATTGCAAAGCTAACGTGGAACTAGGAGGCTCGGTGAACTTTGACGGCGAGACGATTGAAGGGGCTCCCCCGCTATGGGCGGCTTCGGCGGCTGGTCACCTCCCTGTCGTCCGCACACTCCTCAAACACGGTGCCTCTGTCAACAACACTACGCTGACCAACTCAACGCCCCTCCGCGCTGCCTGCTTCGATGGTCACCTGGAGATTGTCCGTTACCTGGTGGAGCACCGAGCCGATATGGAGGTAGCCAACCGCCACGGCCATACCTGCCTAATGATCTCCTGCTACAAGGGCCACAAAGAGATAGCAAAGTTCCTCCTGGAGCGTGGTGCCGATGTCAACCGTAAGAGTGTGAAAGGCAACACCGCCCTCCACGACTGCGCTGAGTCCGGTAGCCTGGACATCATGAAGATGCTGCTGAAATGTAATGCCCGCATGGAGAGGGATGGATACGGCATGACCCCTCTTCTAGCTGCCAGCGTCACGGGGCACACCAACATCGTGGAGTACCTCGCCCACCAGCCCCGCTCTTCACGAGAAGAACGCATTGATGCACTCGAACTCCTGGGGGCCACCTTTGTAGATAAGAAGAGAGACCTGCTGGGGGCCATGAGATACTGGAGGAGAGCCATGGAGCTGAGACAACCAGCTGACAAGGTAGGACTCCTGGCCAAGCCCCCTCCGGGTCCCCCTGTCCCTGCCTACGACTGTGCCCGAGAGGTGAGCACAGCCGAGGAGCTGGAGGCTCTGATCACAGACCCTGACGAGATGCGGATGCAGGCCCTGCTGGTCCGTGAAAGAATCCTGGGGCCCTCGCACCCCGACACCTCCTACTATATCCGCTACAGAGGGGCCGTCTACGCCGACTCTGGTAACTTTGAACGCTGCATCAGCCTGTGGAAGTACGCCCTGGACATGCAGCAGAGTAACCTGGACCCCCTCAGCCCCATGACGGCCAGCAGTTTCCTGTCCTTCGCTGAGCTATTCTCCTTCGTGCTGCAGGACCGGGCCAAAGGTACCCTGGCCACTCGCGTCACCTTTCACGACCTGATGGGGGTGTTGGGGAAGAGtgtgagggaggtggagagggcagTGGCCCAGAGGGACAGCCCCCCCGAAGCCCCCCAGTTCACTAAAGCCCTGTCCATCATCCTCCACCTGGTGTTCCTGCTGGAGAAGCTGGAGTGCACCACGGAGCAGGAGCACCAGAAGAAGCAGACGGTGTACCGCCTCCTGAAGTTGAACCCGCGGGCACGAAGTGGCTTCACCCCCCTGCATATGTCTGTGGACAAGGATACCACGTCGGTGGGCCGCTACCCTGTGGGTCGCTTCCCCTCTCAGACCGTGGCCTCGCTACTGCTGGAGTGCGGAGCGGACGTGGACTCCCGGGACTGCGACAACAACACGCCCCTGCACGTCGCTGCTAGCAACGGTTGCCCGGAGATCATGGCGCTGCTGGTGAGGGCAGGGGCACACTTCGATGCCACCAATGCCCAGAGGAAAACTGCGTACGAGCTGCTGGAGGATCAGAGCAGTGGACACCCGGCTCTCTACCCCCTCAACTACGTCACTCTGCAGTGCCTGGCAGCGCGCGCCATTGAGAGGCACAGACTGCCCTACAAGGGCCTCATCTCAGAGGAGATGGAGACCTTCATTGAGCTGCACTGA